A single window of Undibacterium sp. 5I1 DNA harbors:
- a CDS encoding GNAT family N-acetyltransferase encodes MVCIEPANTNHFAEVLAWLKTEKELGGTGFYCNRNVIEKSFASGEGFCAIAEGKVIGFAVFQMFTDGGDVHIIEVERSARGQGFGSKLLLAAVETLRGLGAKYVHVECTSAKGEALCRLHGFETYVDPRNYRSEWDNPLLRHYLSE; translated from the coding sequence GTGGTCTGTATTGAACCCGCTAACACGAACCATTTTGCAGAAGTTCTCGCATGGCTCAAGACTGAAAAGGAGCTAGGCGGAACGGGGTTCTACTGCAACAGGAACGTTATTGAAAAATCGTTTGCTTCCGGCGAGGGGTTTTGCGCCATCGCAGAAGGAAAAGTCATCGGCTTTGCTGTCTTCCAAATGTTCACAGATGGCGGTGACGTTCACATTATTGAAGTGGAACGATCCGCTAGAGGTCAAGGGTTTGGCTCTAAGTTGCTGCTTGCGGCGGTGGAAACGCTGCGTGGGCTCGGAGCCAAGTACGTCCACGTTGAGTGCACGTCCGCCAAAGGAGAGGCTCTTTGTCGTCTTCACGGATTTGAAACTTACGTTGATCCTCGTAACTACCGCAGTGAATGGGACAATCCACTGCTAAGGCACTATCTCTCCGAGTAG
- a CDS encoding metal-sensing transcriptional repressor translates to MADTPPLKIVQGTALTDQQKKDLLHRLARVEGQLRGIQKLIAKAAEPDDCDGIAQQMSAARKALDRSFVTLLTSSMLTHSEKSASVEEAHARAKHLAAFLDKFA, encoded by the coding sequence ATGGCAGATACTCCCCCGCTAAAGATCGTTCAAGGCACAGCATTAACCGACCAACAGAAAAAAGATTTGTTGCATAGACTGGCGCGGGTAGAAGGTCAGTTACGTGGCATCCAAAAGCTGATCGCCAAAGCCGCTGAGCCTGATGATTGTGATGGTATTGCACAACAAATGTCCGCAGCACGCAAAGCTCTGGATCGCTCTTTCGTGACATTGCTGACTAGCTCGATGCTGACACATTCTGAAAAATCTGCGAGTGTAGAAGAAGCTCATGCACGTGCAAAACATCTGGCTGCATTCCTGGATAAATTCGCCTAA
- a CDS encoding DNA ligase, with product MNPSQLPPLRRVMALLLLSGVLQPFAQTSAADHMTASTDSGAARMDILLAQNFSDKFDPALYLVSEKLDGVRALWDGKQLRFRSGKAIHAPAWFIAALPKHTVDGELWMERHSFDRLSAAVQRQEPVDAEWQKISYQLYELPNGEGDFAQRYASLQASVAQAGVAWLQVLPQVRVADKAALQQKLNQVVRDGGEGLMLHRADAPWQTGRSDVLLKLKPQLDAEAVVVSHEPGKGKYQGMLGALVLQTPEGVRFRLGTGFSDEQRRNPPAVGSTVTYRYRDVTSTGLPKFASFLRVRQPE from the coding sequence ATGAATCCATCCCAATTACCACCCTTACGCCGGGTAATGGCGCTGTTACTGCTCAGTGGTGTTTTGCAGCCGTTTGCGCAGACGTCGGCTGCAGATCATATGACCGCTAGTACCGATTCTGGTGCCGCTAGGATGGACATTTTACTGGCGCAAAATTTTTCAGATAAATTTGATCCCGCACTGTATCTGGTGAGCGAAAAACTCGATGGTGTACGCGCCTTGTGGGACGGTAAGCAGTTACGTTTTCGCAGTGGCAAAGCTATCCACGCACCTGCCTGGTTTATCGCGGCTTTACCCAAGCATACAGTTGATGGCGAATTGTGGATGGAGCGGCATAGTTTTGACCGGCTATCTGCCGCGGTGCAGCGTCAAGAGCCGGTTGACGCCGAGTGGCAGAAAATCAGCTATCAGCTGTATGAGTTGCCAAACGGTGAGGGTGATTTTGCTCAACGTTACGCTAGCCTGCAAGCCAGCGTAGCGCAGGCGGGCGTTGCCTGGTTGCAGGTGCTGCCACAAGTGCGGGTCGCTGATAAGGCAGCATTGCAACAAAAACTCAATCAAGTGGTACGTGATGGCGGCGAGGGCTTGATGCTCCATCGCGCCGATGCGCCATGGCAGACCGGACGATCAGACGTATTGCTCAAACTAAAACCGCAGTTAGATGCCGAAGCCGTCGTCGTCAGCCACGAACCAGGAAAGGGCAAATATCAGGGCATGCTCGGTGCGCTGGTACTGCAAACACCGGAGGGCGTGCGTTTCCGGCTAGGCACGGGTTTTAGTGATGAGCAAAGGCGCAATCCGCCAGCGGTGGGCAGCACGGTGACTTACCGTTACCGCGATGTAACCTCAACGGGTTTGCCAAAGTTTGCTAGTTTTTTGCGGGTGCGGCAGCCAGAATAA
- a CDS encoding M28 family peptidase: MINFKFPVAFLRAGLCSTTLVVLSITAISTQAQTIKEAPLRAHLAFLADDLLEGRGTGQRGGDLAVRYLETQAAAIGLKPLSGNTYRQSVPLVGVTAQPTSSLQFEVSGKIMKTEFGTQAVYGTGGNQSNIAFNAPVVFVGYGIRSEEERWNDYKNVDVKGKLLIMMVNDPQPTAEEPNRFGGKSLTYYGRWTYKYEQALREGASGVLLIHTTPSASYGWSVPVNSFSHERFHLDGAGNPIEGWLHDDTAKALFSAAGQDLDALRAKAESRDFQPVIINAIAQVDLKTTVRKVEQFNVVGMVPGTDPKLKEEAVIYSAHWDHLGKIAASGTEKADHIWNGAIDNASGAASLIAMAQAAVEHPARRTLIFLWPCAEEQYLLGSAAYVKNPLWPLAKTSADLNLDSMNFVGKTLDIGVAGSEHSSLNQTAAVVAKKMGMHLAPRVPDLSGSFFRADHFNFARAGIPAFNVGSAVFSGDGHFEFEKNDQVSNSVMHNFTKHYHQETDRYDPNWDLSGMVQQAQFTLNLGYAVANAAGMATWKTGDAFSEIKR, encoded by the coding sequence ATGATCAATTTTAAATTCCCCGTGGCGTTTTTGCGCGCGGGTTTATGCAGCACAACGCTTGTCGTCTTATCCATAACAGCGATCTCCACCCAGGCACAAACAATCAAAGAAGCGCCCTTACGCGCCCATCTGGCTTTTCTGGCAGATGATTTACTGGAAGGTCGCGGCACCGGCCAGCGCGGTGGCGATCTAGCGGTGCGTTATCTGGAAACCCAAGCCGCCGCCATTGGCTTAAAACCCTTATCCGGCAACACTTATCGCCAATCCGTGCCCTTAGTAGGCGTCACCGCCCAGCCCACTAGCAGCCTGCAGTTTGAGGTTAGTGGCAAGATCATGAAAACCGAATTTGGCACGCAAGCGGTGTACGGCACGGGTGGCAACCAAAGCAATATCGCTTTTAACGCACCCGTGGTTTTTGTAGGCTACGGCATCCGCTCTGAAGAAGAACGTTGGAACGACTATAAAAACGTCGATGTCAAAGGCAAGTTGCTGATCATGATGGTCAACGATCCGCAACCCACCGCCGAGGAACCAAACCGTTTTGGCGGAAAATCGCTCACTTACTACGGCCGCTGGACATATAAATACGAACAAGCTTTGCGCGAAGGTGCCTCAGGCGTTTTGCTGATCCACACTACGCCGTCAGCCTCCTATGGCTGGAGCGTGCCGGTGAATAGTTTTAGTCACGAACGCTTCCATCTGGACGGTGCTGGCAATCCGATTGAAGGCTGGCTGCATGACGATACCGCCAAAGCCTTGTTTAGCGCTGCGGGTCAAGATCTGGATGCCTTGCGCGCCAAAGCAGAGAGCCGTGATTTCCAACCGGTCATCATCAACGCAATAGCACAAGTGGATTTGAAAACTACTGTGCGTAAGGTAGAACAATTCAACGTCGTCGGCATGGTGCCGGGTACCGATCCCAAGCTGAAAGAAGAAGCCGTGATCTATTCCGCTCACTGGGACCATCTGGGCAAGATCGCCGCCTCCGGCACTGAAAAAGCAGATCACATCTGGAACGGTGCAATTGATAATGCCTCCGGTGCGGCCTCACTGATCGCCATGGCACAAGCCGCGGTTGAGCACCCTGCCCGTCGTACTTTGATTTTTTTATGGCCTTGCGCTGAAGAGCAATACTTGCTGGGCAGCGCTGCCTATGTCAAAAACCCGCTATGGCCGCTGGCAAAAACTAGTGCTGATTTAAATCTGGACAGTATGAACTTTGTCGGCAAAACACTGGATATCGGCGTGGCTGGCAGCGAGCACAGCAGCCTGAACCAAACCGCCGCCGTGGTTGCCAAAAAAATGGGCATGCATCTGGCACCGCGAGTGCCAGATTTATCAGGAAGTTTTTTCCGCGCAGATCACTTCAACTTCGCCCGTGCTGGCATACCGGCATTCAACGTAGGCTCTGCCGTTTTCTCGGGCGACGGACATTTTGAATTTGAAAAAAATGATCAAGTCTCGAATAGCGTCATGCATAACTTCACCAAACACTACCATCAAGAAACTGACCGCTACGACCCTAACTGGGATTTATCCGGCATGGTGCAGCAGGCACAATTTACGCTGAATCTTGGTTATGCGGTGGCAAACGCCGCTGGCATGGCGACATGGAAAACAGGCGATGCGTTTAGTGAAATAAAGCGTTAG
- a CDS encoding type II secretion system F family protein, whose protein sequence is MPSLQLKPLSFAVRANLYTHLAAMEKAGLPTDKAYGLLELPAPAQSRVVAMRKLLARGKDIPVAGQQSGLFSDLEVHLLRAATSAGSPATMYRRLADTYTEKDRLSKAVKSRLKLPLMILGLSLLIQPLPALVAGSLTGGGYVWSVVRPFLAIGIGAVCFKKFHHWLQTASASPLRECIEKTLTKIPLFGAMHVRRNARDFFESLGLMLEAGLPMFEALPKAFKTISNQLIRADFARILASMQQGATLAYALENCIYIGNPQVISLVQTGEASGTLPEMLLRHAAMETASLSHFQQQAADWAPRIVYGAIMLWMAYSILQSKAFMPNVPKDLA, encoded by the coding sequence ATGCCCAGCCTACAACTTAAACCGCTCAGCTTTGCCGTCCGCGCCAATTTGTACACGCACTTAGCCGCGATGGAAAAAGCCGGCTTGCCTACCGACAAAGCGTATGGCTTGCTGGAATTGCCGGCACCAGCGCAAAGCCGGGTCGTTGCGATGCGCAAACTGCTGGCGCGTGGCAAAGATATTCCGGTAGCCGGACAACAGTCAGGTTTATTCAGCGATCTGGAGGTGCATTTGCTCCGCGCCGCTACCAGCGCAGGTAGTCCCGCAACGATGTACCGGCGGCTGGCCGATACGTACACCGAAAAAGATCGTCTCAGCAAAGCGGTTAAATCACGCTTAAAACTGCCGCTGATGATTTTAGGTTTATCGTTATTGATCCAACCTCTACCCGCCTTAGTGGCAGGCAGCCTGACAGGCGGAGGCTATGTCTGGAGCGTAGTGCGGCCATTTCTGGCAATCGGCATAGGCGCTGTGTGTTTTAAAAAATTCCACCACTGGCTGCAAACTGCATCAGCATCACCACTGCGTGAATGCATAGAAAAAACGCTAACCAAAATCCCCTTATTTGGCGCGATGCATGTGCGGCGCAATGCCAGAGATTTTTTTGAAAGTCTGGGCTTGATGCTGGAAGCAGGTCTGCCGATGTTTGAGGCATTGCCCAAAGCCTTTAAGACCATCAGCAATCAATTGATACGGGCAGACTTTGCCAGGATTCTTGCCAGCATGCAGCAAGGCGCTACCCTCGCCTATGCGCTAGAAAATTGTATTTATATCGGCAATCCGCAAGTGATTAGTCTGGTCCAGACTGGTGAAGCTAGCGGTACTTTGCCAGAAATGCTGTTACGCCACGCCGCGATGGAGACGGCGTCTTTGTCACATTTCCAGCAACAGGCGGCCGATTGGGCGCCACGGATTGTGTACGGCGCAATCATGCTGTGGATGGCGTATAGCATTTTACAAAGCAAAGCGTTTATGCCCAACGTACCCAAAGACCTAGCATGA
- a CDS encoding GNAT family N-acetyltransferase yields MKYKLIHGKELDAALIARWLQIRDGSTQDQNSSQNQAQSTYQSPYYHPTFTQIAAGIRDDTRIVVCEDAGQIVGVLPFHRLSKYQARSVGLFLADYQGPITDNGIQLSPKTLLQAMGVRYMGFDHMPQSRTDFKPYAWAHSRSQVLDLEGGFEVYADKLALLQNVKQAGVLKTIKQMERKVAREKGELRFTMQSTSDHDFAQLLQGKSEQFNRTLGEGHDTFAIPWVRQMLDSLRAHDGSDFGGLLSTLHVGDELVAAHFGLRSGGVLHFWFPWYRVDYAVYSVGLILLKECASHVQSLGISSIDLGRGEQAYKTRFATSSVALCEGAIANPDLIRKARISYLRTRWAVRDSWLGHKLKALKSAAKTSKQSD; encoded by the coding sequence ATGAAATACAAGCTCATACACGGTAAAGAACTTGATGCAGCATTAATTGCACGCTGGCTGCAAATACGAGATGGCTCGACTCAAGATCAAAATTCAAGCCAAAACCAGGCTCAAAGCACCTACCAAAGTCCCTATTATCATCCGACATTTACACAGATTGCCGCAGGCATCAGGGACGATACGCGGATTGTGGTTTGTGAAGATGCGGGACAAATCGTTGGCGTGTTGCCATTCCATCGTCTATCAAAATATCAGGCGCGCTCCGTCGGCTTGTTCTTAGCCGATTATCAAGGGCCAATCACAGATAACGGTATCCAGCTTTCGCCAAAAACGTTATTGCAAGCGATGGGCGTGCGCTATATGGGCTTTGACCACATGCCGCAAAGCCGGACGGATTTTAAGCCCTATGCCTGGGCGCATAGCCGCTCGCAAGTGCTGGACCTCGAGGGTGGATTTGAAGTATATGCCGACAAACTGGCGTTGCTGCAAAACGTGAAACAAGCGGGCGTCCTAAAAACCATCAAGCAGATGGAACGAAAAGTAGCGCGTGAAAAAGGTGAGTTGCGTTTTACCATGCAAAGCACAAGCGACCATGATTTTGCCCAGCTTTTACAAGGTAAATCCGAGCAATTTAATCGCACTTTAGGCGAAGGGCACGATACCTTTGCGATCCCTTGGGTGCGGCAAATGCTGGATTCTCTCCGCGCTCACGACGGCTCTGATTTCGGCGGACTACTCTCTACCTTGCATGTCGGTGATGAGCTTGTCGCAGCGCATTTTGGGCTGCGCTCCGGCGGGGTTTTACACTTCTGGTTCCCTTGGTACCGGGTGGATTATGCCGTCTACTCAGTCGGTCTGATCTTACTAAAAGAATGTGCCAGCCATGTACAAAGTTTAGGCATTTCAAGCATAGATCTGGGACGTGGAGAACAAGCCTACAAAACCCGGTTTGCGACCAGTAGCGTTGCTTTATGCGAAGGCGCGATTGCCAATCCCGATCTGATACGGAAAGCGCGCATCAGCTACCTGCGCACCCGCTGGGCAGTGCGCGACTCCTGGCTAGGACATAAACTCAAAGCACTCAAAAGTGCCGCTAAAACCAGTAAGCAAAGCGACTAA
- a CDS encoding GIN domain-containing protein: MLKRTSLILLLALGGCNVEFSDNTNAANNGPVIQEKRDVAEFTEIDMTGPYDVVVTAEGGPALEIVGNEKLVKEVETVVTGNTLYIRSKSKTIIHLSTNFTPTQLTVKVAASKLNRIKVNGSGDLVLDRFKGDKLELAINGSGDVRANGTVGELQANINGSGDMDVSQLQVAKAHAQINGSGNLKLGTVTEELQSQTNGSGDLDANDLKVAAVNATIRGSGDVSITGDIKQFSAEINGSGDMEVRGLKAAGTKVRMGGSGSLTLDGTTTDLDVVVNGSGDFDASNLRSDKAQFTGHGTGNMRSNSVSDTLKIDLLGSGDLEASDIKTQQIEIVMDGTGSVELSGQGKLLSAKLHGSGDLNASSLLVERAKISASGTGVAEVNVKQNAANGSSDSSNSRIVKVDKDGVVR, translated from the coding sequence ATGTTAAAGCGCACAAGTTTAATTTTGCTACTCGCTCTGGGTGGCTGCAATGTGGAATTTAGTGACAACACCAACGCTGCTAACAATGGGCCGGTCATTCAGGAAAAGCGCGATGTCGCTGAATTTACTGAAATCGATATGACAGGTCCTTATGATGTTGTCGTCACCGCAGAGGGCGGGCCAGCCTTAGAGATCGTCGGTAACGAAAAACTCGTTAAGGAAGTTGAAACCGTCGTCACTGGCAATACTTTATATATACGCTCAAAGAGTAAAACGATTATTCATTTATCGACCAACTTTACGCCGACTCAGTTGACCGTTAAGGTCGCCGCGAGCAAACTTAACCGCATTAAAGTCAACGGTAGCGGTGATCTGGTTCTAGATCGATTTAAAGGCGACAAATTAGAATTGGCGATTAATGGTTCTGGCGATGTACGTGCCAACGGTACTGTCGGCGAGCTGCAAGCCAATATTAATGGCAGCGGTGATATGGACGTAAGTCAATTACAGGTCGCTAAAGCACATGCCCAGATCAATGGTTCTGGCAACTTAAAACTAGGTACCGTCACAGAAGAATTGCAGTCACAGACCAATGGTTCCGGTGATCTGGACGCGAACGACCTGAAGGTGGCTGCGGTTAATGCCACGATCCGGGGATCGGGCGATGTTTCTATTACTGGCGATATCAAGCAGTTCTCGGCCGAAATTAATGGCTCTGGCGATATGGAAGTTCGTGGATTAAAAGCCGCTGGTACCAAAGTCCGTATGGGCGGCAGTGGTAGCTTGACCTTAGATGGCACAACCACCGATCTGGATGTTGTGGTCAACGGCTCGGGTGATTTTGACGCTAGTAATTTACGATCCGACAAAGCGCAATTCACTGGTCATGGTACAGGCAATATGCGATCAAACAGCGTTTCGGATACATTAAAAATAGACTTACTCGGTTCTGGCGATCTGGAGGCTAGCGACATAAAAACACAGCAGATTGAAATTGTCATGGACGGCACCGGTAGCGTAGAACTATCTGGTCAAGGCAAATTGCTCAGCGCCAAATTGCATGGCAGCGGTGATTTAAACGCCAGCAGTTTGTTAGTAGAACGCGCCAAGATCAGCGCCAGCGGTACCGGTGTGGCAGAGGTGAATGTGAAGCAAAACGCCGCTAACGGCAGCAGCGACAGTAGCAATTCACGTATTGTTAAGGTTGATAAAGATGGCGTAGTGCGCTAA
- a CDS encoding nitrilase-related carbon-nitrogen hydrolase, which translates to MQSLFRLIAKSSIRSFILQFSAALLIGFMLRFVVNLTPVWWLVWIAPVPLLVIALLSNKRDTFWISTVAILFGLSSNLHYYQLVMPAPIALLVILAQSWLWVFVIMTTRRLVLRYQSWWTVLVYPVVWSAVDTLMAHFLPDGNWGSLAYSQAEFLPILQVTSLFGVAGLLFLLALFPSAIALAFVYGRRLHHAPWAYGLTTLLLITTFTYGEFRLQAPSGTQQVVFGLVSIDDAIGLQASATYAAHIWQQYDQHVATLAAQGATIIVLPEKIAMLTPANAEQLKRHLSSLAKEHHVWITAGSAIDNGSTRSNLAWMFSPLGILTNSYQKQHMAPPERDYATGVDYETKVIDATLYGLAICKDMHFASLGRAYAERNVGVMLVPAWDFYFDQWIASRMTLTRGVESGYVVVRSARDGLITVSDAYGRVLAEKPSSGMPGQTLFVKTNIAARLTTLYSTIGDLFGWLCVLCAVVAGTVLIWDRQSGSKKSN; encoded by the coding sequence ATGCAATCCCTGTTCAGATTGATCGCCAAATCATCAATTCGAAGCTTCATTCTTCAGTTTAGCGCTGCGCTACTGATCGGTTTTATGCTGCGTTTTGTAGTCAATTTAACGCCTGTCTGGTGGCTGGTATGGATTGCGCCAGTACCTTTGTTGGTCATCGCTTTGCTCTCCAATAAGCGGGATACTTTCTGGATAAGTACCGTAGCCATTTTGTTTGGTCTAAGCAGTAACCTGCACTACTACCAGTTGGTTATGCCAGCGCCAATTGCTCTGCTGGTGATATTGGCACAAAGCTGGCTTTGGGTATTCGTCATCATGACCACGCGGCGTCTTGTGCTGCGTTACCAATCATGGTGGACGGTGCTGGTCTATCCCGTGGTGTGGTCTGCCGTAGATACCTTAATGGCGCATTTTTTACCCGATGGTAATTGGGGCAGTCTTGCTTATTCGCAGGCAGAATTTTTACCAATACTGCAAGTGACTTCCTTGTTTGGTGTGGCAGGCTTATTGTTTTTGCTGGCATTATTTCCATCCGCCATTGCGCTTGCTTTTGTGTATGGCAGGCGTTTGCACCATGCGCCTTGGGCATATGGGTTAACGACCTTGCTCTTGATCACCACTTTTACATATGGCGAATTCCGCTTGCAAGCTCCGTCCGGCACGCAGCAAGTTGTGTTTGGATTGGTCAGTATTGACGATGCCATCGGCCTGCAAGCAAGTGCGACCTATGCCGCCCACATTTGGCAACAATACGACCAGCATGTCGCAACACTGGCAGCACAGGGCGCGACGATTATCGTTTTACCAGAGAAAATCGCGATGCTGACGCCCGCCAATGCAGAACAATTAAAACGCCATTTAAGTTCGCTCGCTAAAGAACACCACGTCTGGATAACAGCAGGCAGTGCGATTGACAACGGATCAACACGTAGCAATCTGGCCTGGATGTTTTCACCATTAGGCATACTCACTAATAGCTACCAAAAACAACACATGGCACCACCAGAACGTGATTACGCCACCGGAGTCGACTATGAGACGAAGGTGATCGACGCTACGTTATACGGCCTCGCTATTTGCAAAGACATGCATTTTGCAAGTCTGGGTCGCGCCTATGCGGAGAGAAACGTTGGCGTAATGTTAGTACCCGCCTGGGACTTTTACTTTGACCAATGGATCGCGTCCAGAATGACGCTCACCCGCGGGGTAGAAAGTGGCTACGTCGTTGTGCGCTCTGCACGCGACGGCTTGATAACAGTAAGTGATGCCTATGGTCGGGTGCTTGCAGAAAAACCTAGTAGCGGCATGCCGGGACAAACACTGTTCGTCAAAACAAACATAGCTGCGCGCTTAACTACTTTATATTCGACTATCGGTGATCTGTTTGGCTGGCTCTGTGTGCTTTGTGCCGTGGTTGCAGGTACCGTATTAATCTGGGATCGCCAATCAGGCAGCAAAAAATCAAACTAG
- the creB gene encoding two-component system response regulator CreB — translation MSRSILIVEDEKAIADNVAYALATDGFTPHHVTLGQNALDLLSSPNSPAPALIVLDIGLPDMSGFDVCRRLRQFSNQSSNIPVIFLTARSDEIDRIVGLEMGADDYVTKPFSPRELVARIRAVLRRLEAGHTQILKESGTQNHTDRFQVRPAEGRIMYLGQSLPLTRYEYLLLKTFIDHPGQLFSRAQLMDMVWTDASDTLERTVDAHVKSVRAKLRLIAPEDDPIQTHRGMGYSFSSL, via the coding sequence ATGTCCAGATCTATCCTCATTGTTGAAGACGAAAAAGCGATTGCTGACAATGTAGCCTATGCGCTCGCCACCGATGGCTTTACGCCACACCACGTCACTTTGGGGCAAAATGCGTTGGATTTATTATCCTCGCCAAATTCACCCGCACCCGCTTTGATCGTGCTGGATATCGGCTTGCCCGACATGAGCGGCTTCGATGTCTGCCGCCGCTTGCGCCAGTTTTCAAACCAATCTTCCAACATACCGGTGATTTTTTTAACTGCGCGCAGTGATGAAATTGACCGCATCGTGGGGCTAGAAATGGGCGCAGATGATTACGTCACAAAACCATTTTCACCAAGGGAGCTAGTAGCCCGCATCCGTGCCGTGTTGCGCCGTCTGGAAGCGGGTCATACACAAATCCTCAAAGAGAGCGGCACACAGAATCATACCGACCGTTTTCAAGTGCGACCAGCAGAAGGGCGGATTATGTATCTCGGTCAAAGTCTCCCTCTCACTCGCTATGAATACCTGCTGTTAAAAACCTTTATCGATCATCCGGGGCAATTATTTTCTCGTGCGCAGTTGATGGATATGGTCTGGACAGACGCCAGCGATACCTTAGAGCGTACGGTCGATGCGCATGTGAAGTCGGTGCGCGCCAAGCTGCGCCTGATCGCCCCAGAAGATGATCCGATACAAACCCATCGTGGCATGGGTTATAGCTTTTCAAGCCTATGA
- the creC gene encoding two-component system sensor histidine kinase CreC, translating to MKIGLRILFGYFLVVGLAAWFVLNVFVEEVKPGVRATLEDTLVDTAQLLAQLVAEDVKAGDLPHAALIGRLQNHVHRSVDVNISGVQKATLDYRIYITDIHGIVVFDSDNKDVGKDYSRWNDVYLTLQGKYGARNTLADPADNNSNVMHVAAPILDGGRIIGALTVAKPISTITPFIERSQRKILRRSGWLILGSLLIGIGFSFWLSHSLRTLQRYASSVENDEKVSLPKLGDNEIGALGRALESMRNKLEGKQYVEQLMHTLAHELKSPIAAIQGSAELLTETMPEADRQHFLRNIIEQNQRQKQLIDKLLALIKIEKQQILDSVSKIDLPDLITQVQADASTRLTEKLLQLRLDVPAITVMGDALLLRQAIGNLLDNAIAFSPSGSTIIIDVSQQKETIQIQVKDHGAGIPDYAMARIFERFYSLERPDAAKSTGLGLPFVREVALLHGGSVTVSNRTDGGVCACLSFPDQYLH from the coding sequence ATGAAAATCGGGTTACGAATACTATTCGGCTACTTTTTAGTCGTCGGTCTTGCGGCATGGTTTGTACTAAATGTGTTTGTAGAAGAAGTCAAACCCGGTGTCCGTGCGACACTGGAAGATACCTTAGTCGATACCGCACAATTGCTGGCGCAGCTAGTGGCCGAAGATGTCAAAGCTGGCGATTTGCCGCACGCTGCCTTAATCGGCAGATTACAGAACCATGTACATCGTAGTGTCGATGTCAACATCAGCGGCGTCCAGAAAGCAACGCTGGATTATCGTATTTATATTACGGATATCCATGGCATCGTCGTGTTTGACTCGGACAATAAAGATGTCGGCAAAGACTATTCGCGCTGGAATGATGTGTACCTGACTTTGCAGGGCAAATACGGTGCGCGTAATACGCTCGCTGATCCGGCAGATAACAATTCCAACGTAATGCATGTTGCGGCGCCTATTTTGGACGGCGGACGCATTATTGGAGCACTCACAGTCGCTAAACCCATCTCTACCATCACACCATTTATCGAACGTAGTCAACGTAAGATTTTGCGCCGCAGTGGCTGGCTGATTCTAGGCTCTTTACTGATCGGCATAGGATTCTCGTTCTGGCTCAGCCATTCTTTACGCACATTACAACGCTACGCTAGCAGCGTAGAAAACGACGAAAAAGTCAGCCTGCCAAAACTGGGAGATAACGAAATCGGTGCCCTTGGCCGCGCCTTAGAATCCATGCGTAACAAGCTGGAAGGCAAACAATATGTAGAACAACTGATGCACACTCTGGCGCACGAATTAAAAAGCCCGATTGCCGCCATACAAGGTTCGGCCGAACTGCTAACAGAAACAATGCCAGAAGCAGACCGACAGCATTTTTTGCGCAATATCATCGAACAAAACCAACGTCAGAAGCAACTGATCGACAAACTATTAGCCCTGATCAAAATTGAAAAACAGCAGATACTCGATAGTGTCAGCAAGATTGATTTACCCGATCTGATAACACAAGTGCAGGCGGATGCCAGCACCCGTCTGACGGAAAAATTACTGCAATTGAGGTTAGATGTGCCCGCAATCACCGTAATGGGCGATGCCCTACTATTGCGCCAGGCTATCGGTAATTTGCTCGATAACGCCATCGCTTTTTCTCCTTCTGGTAGCACTATCATTATTGATGTCAGCCAACAAAAAGAGACGATACAAATCCAAGTAAAAGATCATGGTGCAGGCATACCTGACTACGCTATGGCACGCATTTTTGAGCGATTTTATTCATTGGAAAGACCAGATGCAGCCAAGAGTACAGGCTTAGGTTTACCGTTTGTACGTGAGGTTGCTTTATTACATGGCGGGAGCGTGACTGTCAGCAATCGTACTGATGGTGGGGTTTGTGCTTGTTTGAGTTTTCCAGATCAATACTTGCATTAA